A part of Streptomyces sp. DSM 40750 genomic DNA contains:
- a CDS encoding TetR/AcrR family transcriptional regulator, which translates to MGQAKARGPYAKTPARRADIVRAARDSFAENGYAKASLRDIAERAGITHAGLLHHFRNKDELLAAVLAERDAEEWQQGLEQVDSPDELAPYLAELLRHHQKAPELMRLWIELAAAASRPDHPAHTYFVERYERGRTQFAEGFHDKAARGTLREGVSPESAAVLFHAVLNGLQLQWVLAPDLDIVRPVTDFVRLLFDHDHTDE; encoded by the coding sequence GTGGGTCAGGCAAAAGCGCGCGGTCCGTACGCCAAGACACCGGCCCGCAGAGCGGACATCGTACGGGCCGCACGCGACAGCTTCGCCGAGAACGGCTATGCCAAAGCCTCCCTGCGCGACATCGCGGAGCGTGCCGGCATCACCCACGCCGGCCTCCTGCATCACTTCCGCAACAAGGACGAACTGCTCGCCGCGGTGCTCGCCGAACGTGATGCCGAGGAATGGCAGCAGGGCCTGGAGCAGGTGGACAGCCCGGACGAGCTAGCGCCCTACCTCGCCGAACTCCTCCGCCACCACCAGAAGGCGCCCGAGCTGATGCGCCTGTGGATCGAGCTCGCCGCAGCGGCCTCACGGCCGGATCATCCCGCCCACACCTACTTCGTCGAACGCTACGAACGCGGGCGCACCCAGTTCGCCGAGGGATTCCACGACAAAGCCGCCCGCGGCACCCTGCGCGAGGGCGTCAGCCCCGAGAGCGCCGCGGTTCTCTTCCATGCCGTACTCAACGGGCTCCAGTTGCAATGGGTCCTCGCTCCGGACCTCGACATCGTCAGGCCCGTCACCGACTTCGTCCGCCTGCTCTTCGACCACGACCACACCGACGAGTGA
- the uidA gene encoding beta-glucuronidase codes for MLSPRTSPTRDIAGLDGLWRFALDTRAGATPWTSRLTSPLEVPVPASYNDLFVDAEIRDHVGVVWYQREVRVPRGWVGERVVLRFGSVTHAAQVYADDRLVAEHTGGYTPFEADLTGIVDPGAEFRLTVGVDNRLTNETIPPGTVTTGPDGRERQSYLHDFYNYAGIARPVRLCSTPLTFVEDVTVVTGRDGAAGIVEYHVETDGEAADAIAVRVRAVDEAGRIVAAANGAEGVLRIENVTLWRPGAAYLYDLVVELVAEEEMGAGELVDSYTQPFGVRTVEVRGTDFLINGEPFYFTGFGKHEDTPVRGKGHDDAYLVHDFQLMQWTGANSFRTSHYPYAEEVLDFADRQGIVVIDETAAVGLNLGVMGGLTGAAPTPTFAPENFGGITGDVHAQHLRELIERDKNHPSVVMWSLANEPASNEDGAREYFEPLVELARKLDPTRPLTYSAVMFATPQNDLIGDLFDVLSINRYYGWYLFTGDLATAGHYLEQDLRGWVQRFGKPVMMSEYGADTQPGLHSVWDTPWSEEYQSDYLAMYHRVFDRLPEFIGEHVWNFADFQTSAGIHRVDGNKKGVFTRDRKPKTAAFALRRRWQGLDGRKPGQASDD; via the coding sequence ATGCTCTCCCCCCGCACCAGCCCCACCCGCGACATCGCCGGCCTCGACGGCCTGTGGCGGTTCGCCCTCGACACACGAGCCGGCGCCACTCCGTGGACCTCGCGGCTCACCTCACCCCTCGAAGTCCCCGTCCCCGCCAGCTACAACGACCTGTTCGTGGACGCGGAGATCCGTGACCACGTCGGCGTCGTCTGGTACCAGCGCGAGGTGCGGGTACCGCGCGGCTGGGTGGGCGAGCGGGTGGTCCTGCGCTTCGGCTCCGTCACCCACGCCGCGCAGGTCTACGCGGACGACCGGCTGGTGGCCGAACACACCGGGGGCTACACCCCGTTCGAGGCGGACCTGACGGGGATCGTCGACCCCGGTGCCGAGTTCAGGCTGACGGTCGGCGTCGACAACCGGCTGACGAACGAGACGATCCCGCCCGGCACCGTCACCACCGGCCCCGACGGCCGCGAACGCCAGTCGTATCTGCACGACTTCTACAACTACGCGGGCATCGCGCGCCCGGTCCGCCTGTGCAGCACGCCGCTGACCTTCGTCGAGGACGTCACGGTCGTCACCGGACGGGACGGCGCGGCCGGCATCGTCGAGTACCACGTGGAGACCGACGGCGAGGCAGCCGACGCGATCGCCGTCCGGGTGCGCGCCGTCGACGAGGCGGGCCGGATCGTGGCGGCGGCAAACGGAGCCGAGGGCGTCCTGCGCATCGAGAACGTCACCCTCTGGCGGCCCGGCGCCGCCTACCTGTACGACCTCGTGGTGGAGTTGGTCGCCGAGGAGGAGATGGGTGCGGGAGAACTCGTCGACAGCTACACCCAGCCCTTCGGCGTCCGCACCGTGGAAGTGCGGGGCACCGATTTCCTCATCAACGGCGAACCGTTCTACTTCACCGGTTTCGGCAAGCACGAGGACACCCCCGTGCGGGGCAAGGGCCACGACGACGCCTACCTCGTCCACGACTTCCAGCTCATGCAGTGGACCGGCGCCAACTCCTTCCGCACCTCGCACTACCCGTACGCGGAGGAGGTGCTCGACTTCGCCGACCGGCAGGGCATCGTCGTCATCGACGAGACCGCCGCCGTCGGCCTCAACCTGGGCGTCATGGGCGGTCTCACCGGCGCCGCGCCGACCCCGACCTTCGCGCCGGAGAACTTCGGCGGGATCACCGGCGACGTCCACGCCCAGCACCTGCGGGAGTTGATCGAGCGGGACAAGAACCACCCCAGCGTGGTGATGTGGTCCCTCGCCAACGAGCCGGCCTCCAATGAGGACGGCGCCCGCGAGTACTTCGAGCCGCTGGTCGAGCTGGCCCGCAAACTGGACCCGACCCGCCCCCTCACCTACTCCGCGGTCATGTTCGCCACGCCGCAGAACGACCTGATCGGCGACCTGTTCGACGTACTGAGCATCAACCGCTACTACGGCTGGTACCTGTTCACCGGCGACCTCGCGACCGCCGGGCACTACCTGGAGCAGGACCTGCGCGGCTGGGTCCAGCGCTTCGGCAAGCCGGTCATGATGTCCGAGTACGGCGCCGACACCCAGCCCGGCCTCCACTCCGTCTGGGACACGCCGTGGAGCGAGGAGTACCAGAGCGACTACCTCGCCATGTACCACCGCGTGTTCGACCGCCTCCCCGAGTTCATCGGCGAACACGTCTGGAACTTCGCCGACTTCCAGACCTCCGCCGGCATCCACCGCGTCGACGGCAACAAGAAGGGCGTCTTCACCCGGGACCGCAAGCCCAAGACGGCCGCGTTCGCCCTTCGTCGCCGCTGGCAGGGCCTGGACGGACGCAAGCCCGGCCAGGCGTCGGACGACTGA
- a CDS encoding glycoside hydrolase family 78 protein, with amino-acid sequence MSNAPYDLCIDSGGDQFTVSGPAPRLSWKPPSDAERPTGYELECTVDGEAQPAVRAASGRHRFLPWPWAALRSGRQVAWRVRARGTERPSPWSEWHTFEVGLLDEDWQARWISPAESVDPGYGKRPAHALSTRFEARAGVRSARLYATALGVYEAYVNGERAGTAELSPGSTSYDRTLYAQASDVTAAVRTGGNVIEIVLSDGWYRGQVGAFRLPAGWGTVLGARAELHLAYEDGSRQVVRSDETWTSTRSALTRADLMDGQTTDFRAGPGAEQPVLVDQVEAPAIDWSPAPPVRVVDSRPADSVKQVKDGLWIADFGQNTSGRLALSDLGPAGTRTVIDYGEHVGGDGDLTTAHLDSVRPGEDPVPFVQRDEVVSAGRGETFEPRHTVHGFRYTRIRRDGAPLDPASITMRVVHTDLRRTGTFACSDDDLNRLHEIAEWSFRGNAVDVPTDCPTRERLAWTGDYQVFAPTATRLYDVLGFSRKWLRSVRDDQLPDGRIANFSPDGRRIKHHLDDQFAMMTGSAGWGDAIVAVPWELYRSYGDQEVLAENWEAMVRWVEWALRTARTARHPSRIERSAEPLPHERYLWDGSFHWGEWTEPKEKAADGTRIDPIQTDPVAWFMADKGEVGTAFLYRSTSTLADVARGLGRTGDAARYTETAERVRDAWRTEFLTPDGRTTGDTQAACVRALSLGLVPDELRAAAAARLVELIRAAGTHLGTGFLATGDLLPALADTGHAEVAYELLLRRTAPSWLYMLDRGATTIWEDWEGVDENGDAHDSLNHYSKGAVIRFLHTHTLGLRQAPKSVAWESFEVAPVPHPSLTWARGTHESPQGTITVEWRTTGDDLTITVDVPPATTARVVFPDGTTETATAGTFRATRRMPKGR; translated from the coding sequence ATGAGCAACGCACCGTATGACCTTTGCATCGACAGCGGCGGTGACCAGTTCACCGTGTCGGGCCCCGCACCCCGCCTGTCGTGGAAGCCGCCGTCGGACGCGGAACGCCCGACGGGGTACGAACTGGAATGCACCGTCGACGGCGAGGCGCAGCCCGCGGTGCGGGCCGCGTCCGGCCGGCACCGGTTCCTCCCCTGGCCCTGGGCGGCGCTGCGCAGCGGCCGACAGGTGGCCTGGCGGGTCCGGGCCCGAGGCACCGAGAGGCCGTCCCCGTGGTCGGAGTGGCACACCTTCGAGGTCGGCCTCCTCGACGAAGACTGGCAGGCGCGCTGGATATCGCCGGCCGAATCCGTCGATCCCGGCTACGGCAAGCGCCCGGCCCACGCCCTGTCGACGCGGTTCGAGGCACGGGCCGGGGTGCGCTCGGCACGGCTGTACGCGACGGCGCTCGGCGTGTACGAGGCGTACGTGAACGGCGAGCGGGCCGGCACCGCCGAGCTGTCGCCCGGGTCCACCTCCTACGACCGCACGCTCTACGCCCAGGCATCGGACGTCACGGCCGCCGTCAGGACAGGCGGCAACGTCATCGAAATCGTCCTCTCCGACGGCTGGTACCGGGGCCAGGTCGGCGCGTTCCGCCTGCCGGCCGGCTGGGGGACGGTGCTCGGCGCACGTGCCGAACTGCACCTCGCGTACGAGGACGGTTCACGTCAGGTCGTGCGCAGCGACGAGACCTGGACGAGCACCAGGTCGGCCCTCACACGAGCCGACCTCATGGACGGGCAGACCACCGACTTCCGCGCCGGGCCGGGCGCCGAACAGCCGGTCCTCGTCGACCAGGTCGAGGCCCCCGCGATCGACTGGTCGCCCGCGCCCCCCGTACGCGTCGTCGACTCCCGCCCGGCGGATTCCGTCAAACAGGTCAAGGACGGGCTCTGGATCGCCGACTTCGGCCAGAACACCTCCGGCCGGCTCGCCCTCAGCGACCTCGGCCCGGCCGGCACCCGCACGGTCATCGACTACGGCGAACACGTCGGCGGCGACGGCGACCTGACGACAGCCCACCTGGACTCCGTACGCCCCGGCGAGGACCCGGTCCCCTTCGTGCAGCGCGACGAGGTCGTCTCGGCGGGCCGTGGTGAGACCTTCGAGCCGCGCCACACCGTGCACGGCTTCCGGTACACGCGTATCCGCCGCGACGGCGCCCCGCTCGACCCCGCGAGCATCACGATGCGCGTCGTCCACACCGACCTGCGCCGCACCGGCACCTTCGCGTGCAGCGACGACGACCTCAACCGCCTTCACGAGATCGCCGAGTGGAGCTTCCGCGGCAATGCCGTCGATGTCCCGACGGACTGCCCGACCCGCGAACGACTCGCCTGGACCGGCGACTACCAGGTCTTCGCCCCCACCGCCACGCGCCTGTACGACGTCCTCGGCTTCAGCCGCAAATGGCTCCGCTCGGTCCGCGACGACCAGCTGCCCGACGGCCGGATCGCCAACTTCTCGCCCGACGGCCGCCGCATCAAGCACCACCTCGACGACCAGTTCGCCATGATGACCGGCTCGGCGGGCTGGGGCGACGCGATCGTCGCCGTCCCCTGGGAGCTGTACCGGTCCTACGGCGACCAGGAAGTCCTCGCCGAGAACTGGGAGGCGATGGTGCGCTGGGTCGAGTGGGCGCTGCGGACCGCCCGCACCGCCCGCCACCCGTCCCGGATCGAGCGCTCGGCCGAGCCGCTCCCGCACGAGCGGTACCTCTGGGACGGCTCCTTCCACTGGGGCGAGTGGACCGAGCCGAAGGAGAAGGCCGCCGACGGCACCCGCATCGACCCCATCCAGACCGACCCGGTCGCCTGGTTCATGGCGGACAAGGGCGAGGTCGGTACGGCGTTCCTGTACCGCTCGACGTCGACCCTCGCCGACGTCGCAAGGGGGCTGGGCCGCACCGGGGACGCGGCCCGCTACACCGAGACCGCCGAGCGCGTCCGCGACGCCTGGCGCACCGAGTTCCTCACCCCCGACGGACGCACCACCGGCGACACCCAGGCCGCCTGTGTACGCGCCCTCTCCCTCGGACTCGTCCCCGACGAGCTGCGCGCGGCCGCCGCCGCGCGCCTGGTCGAACTGATCCGTGCCGCCGGCACCCACCTCGGCACCGGCTTCCTCGCCACCGGCGACCTGCTCCCCGCCCTTGCCGACACCGGCCATGCCGAGGTCGCCTACGAGCTGCTCCTCCGGCGCACCGCACCGTCCTGGCTGTACATGCTCGACCGCGGCGCGACGACCATCTGGGAGGACTGGGAGGGCGTCGACGAGAACGGAGACGCCCACGACTCCCTGAACCACTACAGCAAGGGCGCCGTGATCCGCTTCCTGCACACCCACACGCTGGGGCTGCGGCAGGCACCGAAGTCGGTCGCCTGGGAGTCCTTCGAGGTCGCGCCCGTGCCGCACCCGTCGCTGACGTGGGCCCGGGGCACTCACGAGTCCCCGCAGGGCACCATCACCGTCGAGTGGCGAACGACCGGCGACGACCTCACCATCACCGTCGACGTGCCGCCGGCGACCACCGCCCGGGTGGTCTTCCCCGACGGCACCACCGAGACCGCCACGGCAGGCACCTTCCGTGCCACCCGCCGTATGCCGAAAGGGCGTTGA
- a CDS encoding LysR family transcriptional regulator → MGLDLNLLVPLDALLQERSVTRAAQRLGLSQPTVSSALARLRRHFGDELLTRVGNTYELTPLAERLAAHTAQALGSADRVFQTRPAFDPAHARREFTLVVTDMHLATFGRTLAALVRDAAPGVRLRFEHNTPHIVRRAPEHLRTVDGMVLAQGLLANVPAIDLYDDRWVCVVSSDTVTSAPPSPETLVVRPWVLPYHFPATGFSPLHGLHAHGLEPRVEIAVENFLTMPFLIAGTDRVGVVPERAARLFPADSGTSVVELPFGRGRLVESLWWHPLHERDPAHIWLRATAAEAGQLVAAGTAEAVHHDTPHS, encoded by the coding sequence GTGGGTCTGGATCTGAACCTGCTGGTGCCGTTGGACGCGCTGCTGCAGGAGCGCAGTGTGACGCGGGCGGCCCAGCGGCTGGGGCTGAGCCAGCCCACCGTGAGTTCCGCGCTGGCCCGGCTGCGCCGCCACTTCGGCGACGAACTGCTCACCCGAGTGGGGAACACCTACGAGCTCACCCCGCTGGCCGAGCGCCTGGCCGCGCACACGGCGCAGGCGCTCGGCTCGGCGGACCGGGTCTTCCAGACCCGCCCCGCCTTCGACCCCGCCCACGCGCGGCGCGAGTTCACCCTGGTGGTGACGGACATGCATCTGGCCACCTTCGGCCGCACGCTGGCCGCTCTCGTGCGTGACGCGGCGCCGGGAGTGCGGCTGCGGTTCGAGCACAACACGCCGCACATCGTCCGACGCGCCCCCGAGCATCTGCGCACCGTTGACGGCATGGTGCTGGCGCAGGGCCTGTTGGCGAACGTCCCGGCCATCGACCTGTACGACGACCGCTGGGTGTGCGTGGTCTCCTCCGACACCGTCACGTCGGCACCACCGAGCCCGGAAACGCTCGTCGTACGCCCTTGGGTGCTGCCCTATCACTTCCCGGCGACGGGCTTCTCGCCCCTGCACGGGCTGCACGCCCATGGCCTGGAACCACGGGTCGAGATCGCCGTCGAGAACTTCCTCACCATGCCCTTCCTGATCGCCGGCACCGACCGGGTGGGCGTGGTACCCGAACGCGCCGCCCGCCTGTTTCCCGCCGACAGCGGCACGTCCGTCGTCGAGCTGCCGTTCGGTAGAGGCCGGCTGGTGGAATCCCTGTGGTGGCACCCCCTGCACGAACGTGACCCCGCCCACATCTGGCTGAGGGCGACCGCGGCCGAGGCCGGCCAACTGGTCGCCGCCGGTACGGCAGAGGCCGTGCACCACGACACACCGCACAGCTGA
- a CDS encoding SDR family NAD(P)-dependent oxidoreductase, producing the protein MQVSVPDVSSRSLAELVSLSGRRAVVTGAARGLGRAIAERMVEAGADVLVADIEHRLAATVAEDLNARRAGCAVAAHVDVTDAGSVVEAADLAVRELGGVDIWVNNAGVFPSVPALEMSEKTWDEVFAVNTRGVFLGSREAARRMREAGSGGVIVNVVSTAGFRGTAPGLAAYVGSKHAARGLTRQLALEFAPFGVRVLGVAPTFVPTEGNMAAAAGAGVSLDTESLMSVMKPGPLGRLGVPDDIARVVLFCASDLSVFMTGSTLLADAGETI; encoded by the coding sequence GTGCAGGTATCCGTACCCGACGTCTCGTCCCGGTCCCTGGCCGAACTGGTCTCGCTGTCCGGGCGGCGCGCCGTCGTGACCGGCGCGGCCCGTGGACTGGGCCGGGCCATCGCCGAGCGCATGGTCGAAGCGGGCGCGGACGTGCTCGTCGCCGATATCGAGCACCGGCTCGCCGCCACTGTCGCCGAGGATCTGAACGCCCGCCGCGCGGGCTGCGCGGTGGCCGCCCACGTGGATGTCACCGACGCGGGGAGCGTCGTCGAGGCCGCCGATCTCGCGGTCCGGGAGCTGGGCGGGGTCGATATCTGGGTCAACAACGCCGGTGTCTTCCCCAGCGTTCCCGCGCTGGAGATGTCCGAGAAGACCTGGGACGAGGTGTTCGCCGTGAACACGCGCGGTGTCTTCCTCGGATCCCGGGAGGCCGCGCGCCGGATGCGCGAGGCCGGGAGCGGCGGCGTCATCGTCAACGTCGTCTCCACGGCCGGGTTCCGGGGAACGGCCCCCGGGCTCGCCGCCTACGTCGGCTCCAAGCACGCGGCGCGCGGCCTCACCCGGCAACTCGCCCTCGAATTCGCCCCGTTCGGGGTTCGTGTGCTGGGTGTCGCGCCGACGTTCGTACCGACCGAGGGGAACATGGCGGCAGCCGCCGGGGCCGGGGTCTCTCTGGACACCGAGTCCCTCATGTCCGTGATGAAGCCGGGACCGCTCGGACGCCTCGGCGTGCCCGACGACATCGCCCGCGTGGTGCTGTTCTGCGCGAGCGACCTCTCCGTCTTCATGACGGGCAGCACGCTCCTCGCCGACGCCGGCGAAACGATTTAG
- a CDS encoding MFS transporter — protein MQDDRDIRVAGPSRTEPTGPARGDGEEPAETSGPEIEAPPLRKVGTGYITWMMIANFGASLALMVPLSYSLALRISDLAPGREELLGYVTGVAQFVYLVVSPLIGFWSDRTRSRLGRRTPFLVVGTVLGVVALFGIAAAQTVFLVGLAWVVGMLGWSTAGQAIQNVQADRVPEEQRGRISALTSVTSQISPVIGIGIAYAVASSTLLVFLVPGVVGAALLLLFPLFKPEGDSRELVHTSDVTLKGLIASYGFNPRKYPDFGWNWLGRFVFFMGLYFNTTFGTFFYAQRLDLPIREVAGVVATIGTIGVLAAAVGAIGGGFLSDKLGRRKLFTVIGSVIFVAGAVTEAFAHSLPQLVVGAVLMQLAIAAFSAVDQAIVFAVLPDRAQAGRYLAVVAFAQKIPSAIAPLIAPLIITIGATGSDKNYTHLYLSGAVLALVGGLIIKFGVKSVR, from the coding sequence ATGCAAGACGACCGGGACATCAGGGTGGCCGGACCCTCGCGGACCGAGCCGACCGGGCCGGCGAGGGGCGACGGCGAGGAGCCGGCCGAGACCTCCGGCCCCGAGATCGAGGCACCGCCGCTGCGGAAGGTCGGCACGGGCTACATCACCTGGATGATGATCGCCAACTTCGGGGCCTCGCTGGCCCTGATGGTCCCGCTGTCCTACTCGTTGGCGCTGCGGATCTCCGACCTCGCCCCCGGGCGCGAGGAACTGCTCGGTTACGTCACCGGGGTCGCCCAGTTCGTCTACCTGGTCGTCAGTCCCCTGATCGGCTTCTGGAGCGACCGGACGCGCTCCCGCCTCGGCCGCAGGACACCGTTCCTGGTCGTGGGGACGGTCCTCGGCGTCGTCGCGCTCTTCGGGATCGCCGCCGCGCAGACGGTGTTCCTGGTGGGTCTGGCGTGGGTCGTCGGCATGCTCGGCTGGTCCACGGCCGGGCAGGCCATCCAGAACGTCCAGGCCGACCGTGTGCCCGAGGAACAGCGCGGCCGCATTTCGGCCTTGACGAGCGTCACGAGCCAGATCTCACCGGTGATCGGCATAGGCATCGCGTACGCGGTGGCCTCCAGCACCCTCCTGGTGTTCCTGGTCCCGGGCGTCGTCGGAGCGGCCTTGCTGCTGCTGTTCCCGCTCTTCAAACCGGAAGGGGACTCCCGTGAACTCGTCCACACCAGCGATGTGACGCTCAAGGGCCTGATCGCCAGCTACGGGTTCAATCCGCGGAAGTACCCCGACTTCGGCTGGAACTGGCTCGGCCGCTTCGTCTTCTTCATGGGCCTGTACTTCAACACCACCTTCGGCACCTTCTTCTACGCCCAGCGGCTCGATCTCCCCATCAGGGAGGTGGCCGGCGTCGTGGCGACGATCGGGACCATCGGGGTGTTGGCCGCGGCCGTCGGCGCCATCGGGGGCGGCTTCCTCTCCGACAAGCTCGGCCGGCGCAAGCTGTTCACCGTGATCGGCTCCGTGATCTTCGTCGCCGGGGCCGTCACCGAGGCGTTCGCCCATTCACTGCCCCAACTCGTCGTCGGCGCGGTGCTGATGCAGCTCGCCATCGCGGCGTTCAGCGCCGTCGACCAGGCGATCGTGTTCGCCGTCCTCCCGGACCGGGCCCAGGCCGGCCGTTATCTCGCGGTCGTCGCGTTCGCGCAGAAGATCCCCAGCGCCATCGCTCCGCTGATCGCCCCGCTCATCATCACCATCGGCGCCACGGGTTCCGACAAGAACTACACGCACCTCTATCTGAGCGGCGCGGTCCTCGCGCTGGTCGGCGGCCTGATCATCAAGTTCGGGGTCAAGTCGGTCCGGTAG
- a CDS encoding family 1 glycosylhydrolase, translated as MTEFPPGFLWGASTAPHQIEGNNLNSDFWASEGLMPGMERSGDACDSYHRYREDMRLLADAGLNAYRFGIEWARIEPVPGMISRAELAHYRRMIETAFELGLTPVVTLHHFTSPLWFAQEGGWLGDRAVERFQAYAEAVAPILDGVEWVVTMNEPNMLAIMIGMAQAMRNQQAAGEWQSPTLDHEGPRPPLPAPDVKIGERLVEAHHAVRDLLRERTGAKVGWTIANRAFVARPGAEEKKRELEYVWEDLYLEGSRGDDFVGVQSYSSQWVGPDGVEPHPQHPDNTLVGTAYRPDALAIAVRHTAEVTGGMPILVTENGIATADDTRRIAYTGEALKHLGAAIADGDGIDVRGYLHWSLLDNYEWGHWAPTFGLVEVDRETFERRPKPSLAWLGETARRAGN; from the coding sequence ATGACGGAATTCCCTCCCGGCTTCCTCTGGGGAGCCTCCACCGCACCGCACCAGATCGAGGGCAACAACCTCAACAGCGACTTCTGGGCGAGCGAGGGGCTCATGCCGGGCATGGAGCGCAGTGGTGACGCCTGCGACAGCTACCACCGCTACCGCGAGGACATGCGACTGCTCGCCGACGCCGGCCTCAACGCCTACCGCTTCGGCATCGAGTGGGCACGGATCGAGCCGGTCCCCGGCATGATCTCGCGAGCCGAACTCGCCCACTACCGGCGCATGATCGAGACCGCCTTCGAGCTCGGCCTGACGCCGGTCGTGACCCTGCACCACTTCACCAGCCCGCTCTGGTTCGCCCAGGAGGGCGGCTGGCTCGGTGACCGCGCCGTGGAGCGGTTCCAGGCATACGCCGAGGCGGTCGCCCCGATCCTCGACGGCGTCGAGTGGGTCGTCACCATGAACGAGCCGAACATGCTGGCCATCATGATCGGCATGGCTCAGGCCATGCGGAACCAGCAGGCCGCCGGGGAGTGGCAGAGCCCCACCCTCGACCACGAGGGCCCCCGACCGCCGCTGCCGGCCCCCGATGTGAAGATCGGCGAACGGCTGGTCGAGGCGCACCACGCGGTACGAGACCTGCTGCGTGAGCGCACCGGCGCCAAGGTCGGCTGGACGATCGCCAACCGGGCTTTCGTCGCCCGCCCGGGGGCCGAGGAGAAGAAGCGAGAGCTGGAGTACGTCTGGGAGGACCTCTACCTGGAGGGCTCGCGCGGAGACGACTTCGTCGGCGTGCAGTCGTACTCCAGCCAGTGGGTCGGCCCGGACGGCGTCGAGCCCCACCCACAGCACCCGGACAACACGCTCGTCGGCACCGCCTACCGGCCCGACGCCCTGGCCATCGCCGTACGGCACACCGCCGAGGTCACCGGAGGCATGCCGATCCTGGTCACCGAGAACGGCATCGCCACCGCCGACGACACCCGCCGGATCGCCTACACCGGCGAGGCCCTGAAGCACCTCGGGGCGGCGATCGCCGACGGCGACGGCATCGATGTACGCGGCTACCTGCACTGGAGCCTCCTCGACAACTACGAGTGGGGCCACTGGGCGCCGACGTTCGGACTGGTCGAGGTCGACCGCGAGACCTTCGAGCGCCGCCCCAAGCCCAGCCTCGCCTGGCTGGGCGAGACCGCCCGCCGCGCGGGCAACTGA
- a CDS encoding SDR family NAD(P)-dependent oxidoreductase has product MPATTPPSSPPPLTAHSTIDAWLTHPKDAPLIKGLLDQAGVPQEMLAPVRTLPLQQLVAVSQGQLPQAVVDELVLRVNDGVMPAEESAPGVWTERVTPGRFDGRTVIVTGAAAGIGRATASRIAREGGRVIAVDVSAERLEDFAASFPDGAIATVVGDITQQDDIDRIVDAADGRIDALANVAGVNDDFSPVHETSDEIWERVIGINLTGGFKLSRAVLPLMMAAGAGSIVNVASEAALRGNSSGTAYTVSKHGVVGLTRSAAFMYGPHGIRVNAVAPGGVATGIPMPAHVSRTGSARLTPFQQAIPSLATAEHLAASITFLLSDDGININGAVLPSDGGWSVQ; this is encoded by the coding sequence ATGCCCGCCACCACCCCTCCCTCTTCCCCTCCCCCGCTCACCGCCCACAGCACCATCGACGCGTGGCTGACCCACCCGAAGGACGCGCCGCTCATCAAGGGACTGCTGGACCAGGCCGGGGTGCCGCAGGAGATGCTCGCCCCCGTCCGCACGCTCCCGCTGCAGCAACTGGTCGCCGTCAGCCAGGGGCAGTTGCCGCAGGCGGTCGTCGACGAACTGGTACTCCGGGTCAACGACGGCGTCATGCCCGCCGAGGAGAGCGCCCCGGGCGTGTGGACCGAGCGCGTCACGCCCGGACGGTTCGACGGCAGAACCGTCATCGTCACCGGCGCGGCCGCCGGCATCGGCCGGGCGACCGCATCGCGGATCGCGCGGGAAGGCGGCCGCGTGATCGCCGTGGACGTCTCGGCCGAACGCCTCGAAGACTTCGCCGCGTCCTTCCCCGACGGCGCGATCGCCACCGTCGTCGGAGACATCACCCAGCAGGACGACATCGACCGGATCGTCGATGCGGCCGACGGCCGCATCGACGCCCTCGCGAACGTGGCCGGCGTGAACGACGACTTCTCGCCGGTCCACGAGACCTCCGACGAGATCTGGGAGCGCGTCATCGGCATCAACCTCACCGGCGGCTTCAAACTGTCCCGCGCGGTCCTGCCGCTCATGATGGCCGCGGGCGCCGGCTCGATCGTCAACGTCGCCTCGGAAGCGGCGCTGCGCGGCAACTCCTCGGGGACCGCGTACACCGTCTCCAAACACGGGGTCGTCGGCCTGACCAGGTCTGCCGCCTTCATGTACGGCCCGCACGGCATCCGGGTCAACGCGGTCGCGCCCGGTGGCGTGGCGACCGGCATCCCCATGCCCGCGCACGTGTCGCGGACGGGTTCCGCCCGGCTCACTCCTTTCCAGCAGGCGATACCGAGCCTGGCCACCGCCGAACACCTGGCGGCCTCCATCACGTTCCTGCTCAGCGACGACGGCATCAACATCAACGGCGCCGTCCTCCCGTCCGACGGGGGCTGGTCGGTCCAGTAG